GATAAAAGAATACATATTAGCTCACAAACCTAAGTCAGCAGTAATAATTGGAACTGGTTTTATAGGATTAGAAATGGCGGAGAACTTAAAGAATCTTGGGATTGAAGTTACACTGGTAGAACGTCTAAATCAGGTTACTCCTGGATTAGATAGTGATATGGCTGTATATGTAGAAAAATACTTGAAAGACAAAAATATTAATGTAATTTTAGATGATTCAGTAGTTGAATTAAATGGATATGGATTAATAAATCAAGTAGTCCTGCAGAGTGGTAAAGTATTAAATACAGACTTTGTAATTATGTCTATAGGGGTAAAACCAAATGTAGAGATTGCAAAAGAAGCTGGAATTGAACTTGGAGCCAAAGGTGCTATAAAGGTAAATACAAAAATGATGACCAATATAGAAAATGTATATGCTTGTGGGGACTGTGCTGAAAGTTATTCTGTTATTACAAAAAAGTCTTTTTATAGGCCATTAGGTTCAACAGCAAATAAAATGGGTAGGATAGCAGGAGATCAGCTTTCAGGGGGCAATCTTGAATTTAGGGGTATACTTGGTACTGGTATTTTCAAAATTTTCGATATGACCGTTGCTCAAACTGGTCTTACAGAAAGAGAAGCTCTTAATGAAGGTTTTGAACCAGTTGTTTGCCATAATATCAAGCCAGATAAACCAACATACTATAATGGAAAAGAAATGGTTATTAAGGCTGTCGCAGATAAAAAAACTAGAAAGCTTCTTGGAGTTCAGATAGTAGGATATGCTGGTGTTGATAAGAGGGTAGATGTATTTGTTACTGCAATAACCTTTGGGGCTAAGGTGGAAGATTTATTTCATTTAGACTTGGCATATGCTCCACCGTTTTCAACAACGAAAGATCCTGTTATGTACACAGGAATGATTTTAGATAATGTAATAAATAGGGATAGAAAACTTATAACACCTAATGAGCTTCATAAGCTTATAGAAAGTAGAAATGATGTTACAGTTATTGATGCAAGAGTTTGTAGACAGTTTGAAGAATCTCATGTAGACAATGCTATAAATATACCACATGATGAAGTAAGAGGAAAGGTTAACCAATTGGATAAAGAAAAACCAATTGTAGCTTACTGCAATAAAGGCGTAACAGGAAATGCAGTGCAGAATATATTAATGAATAATGGATGTAAGAAAGTTTATAATATTTCTGGCGGTCATGAGAATTATAAAACACAAACTAATTAACTAGAGTGAAAAATGCTCTAGTTTTATTTTTTATGCTTATTTTCTTTTTCACTGCAAAAATATTATATTCAATTATTAGTATGAAAATAATGTTATAATACTTGATATCAATCAATTTATTTTTGTTTTGTGGAGGTAATATAACTTACTTGACTAGGGAGGATAACAAAAAAGCAATTAAATTCATATTATATAAATATAAATTATTTAGGGGGGGCTCATGATACCATATATTATAAAACCAACAGATACAATGAATTTAATTGTTACTAATCCTTATTTAAATCCTCCATACGTAAGGCCTGGAATTATAATATTTATGTCTTTACCTTTATATAGATTTGTTACTTATAATATTCTTGGAAGTACGA
This genomic interval from Clostridium kluyveri contains the following:
- a CDS encoding FAD-dependent oxidoreductase, yielding MKVVIIGAVAGGTSAAAKARRNDENTEIKIFDMDYDISYSGCGLPYYIGEEIQDRGDLVPRNAEFFKKKYNVDVFRRHEVLKIITSYKVLIVKNLETNEIFTENYDKLVIATGAKPIVPNIPGAEKSNVFYLRNVLQADKIKEYILAHKPKSAVIIGTGFIGLEMAENLKNLGIEVTLVERLNQVTPGLDSDMAVYVEKYLKDKNINVILDDSVVELNGYGLINQVVLQSGKVLNTDFVIMSIGVKPNVEIAKEAGIELGAKGAIKVNTKMMTNIENVYACGDCAESYSVITKKSFYRPLGSTANKMGRIAGDQLSGGNLEFRGILGTGIFKIFDMTVAQTGLTEREALNEGFEPVVCHNIKPDKPTYYNGKEMVIKAVADKKTRKLLGVQIVGYAGVDKRVDVFVTAITFGAKVEDLFHLDLAYAPPFSTTKDPVMYTGMILDNVINRDRKLITPNELHKLIESRNDVTVIDARVCRQFEESHVDNAINIPHDEVRGKVNQLDKEKPIVAYCNKGVTGNAVQNILMNNGCKKVYNISGGHENYKTQTN